Proteins from one Streptosporangium becharense genomic window:
- the priA gene encoding bifunctional 1-(5-phosphoribosyl)-5-((5-phosphoribosylamino)methylideneamino)imidazole-4-carboxamide isomerase/phosphoribosylanthranilate isomerase PriA translates to MSLELLPAVDVADGQAVRLVQGEAGTETSYGDPLSAALAWQEAGAEWIHLVDLDAAFGRGSNRELLAAVVGALDVKVEMSGGIRDDASLELALATGCRRVNIGTAALENPAWCSKIIAEYGDRIAIGLDVRGTTLAARGWTKEGGDLWEVLARLEADGCARYVVTDVTKDGTLRGPNLDLLREVCARTDKPVVASGGVSSLDDLRALAELVPIGVEGAIVGKALYAQAFTLEDALAAVRSHPSR, encoded by the coding sequence ATGTCGCTTGAGCTGCTCCCCGCGGTGGACGTCGCCGACGGCCAGGCGGTCCGCCTGGTCCAGGGCGAGGCCGGCACCGAGACGTCGTACGGCGACCCTCTGTCGGCGGCGCTGGCCTGGCAGGAGGCCGGCGCCGAGTGGATTCATCTGGTCGACCTCGACGCGGCCTTCGGCCGTGGCAGCAACCGTGAGCTGCTGGCCGCGGTGGTGGGTGCGCTCGACGTGAAGGTGGAGATGTCCGGCGGCATCCGCGACGACGCCTCCCTGGAGCTGGCGCTGGCCACCGGTTGCCGCCGGGTGAACATCGGCACCGCGGCGCTGGAGAACCCCGCCTGGTGCTCCAAGATCATCGCCGAGTACGGCGACCGGATCGCGATCGGCCTCGACGTCCGCGGCACCACGCTGGCCGCCCGCGGCTGGACGAAGGAGGGCGGTGACCTGTGGGAGGTCCTGGCCCGCCTGGAGGCCGACGGCTGTGCCCGTTACGTCGTCACCGACGTCACCAAGGACGGCACGTTGCGCGGTCCCAACCTCGACCTGCTGCGGGAGGTCTGCGCCCGTACCGACAAGCCGGTGGTGGCCAGCGGCGGCGTCTCGTCCCTGGACGACCTGCGAGCCCTGGCCGAGCTGGTGCCGATCGGCGTCGAGGGTGCGATCGTGGGCAAGGCGCTGTACGCGCAGGCGTTCACCCTGGAGGACGCCCTGGCCGCGGTGCGGTCCCACCCGTCGCGGTGA
- the hisH gene encoding imidazole glycerol phosphate synthase subunit HisH, giving the protein MVVKVTVLDYGSGNLRSAERALARVGAEVTVTADYEAAMEADGLVVPGVGAFAACMRGLREVRGERMIGRRLAAGRPVLGICVGMQILFETGVEHGVTTEGCGEWPGTVERLEAPVLPHMGWNTVKPPAGSLLFAGIDADTRFYFVHSYGVRTWELDPGPGFAAPLVTWSEHGAPFVAAVENGPLAATQFHPEKSGDAGAQLLSNWLGTLK; this is encoded by the coding sequence CTGGTGGTGAAGGTAACCGTTCTCGACTACGGCTCGGGCAATCTGCGCTCGGCCGAACGCGCGCTGGCGCGGGTCGGCGCGGAGGTCACGGTGACGGCCGACTACGAGGCGGCGATGGAGGCCGACGGCCTCGTCGTCCCCGGGGTCGGCGCGTTCGCGGCGTGCATGCGCGGGCTGCGCGAGGTGCGCGGCGAGCGCATGATCGGACGCCGGCTGGCGGCGGGCCGCCCGGTGCTGGGCATCTGCGTCGGCATGCAGATCCTCTTCGAGACCGGCGTCGAGCACGGCGTCACCACGGAGGGCTGCGGCGAGTGGCCGGGCACCGTGGAGCGACTGGAGGCACCGGTCCTGCCGCATATGGGATGGAACACCGTCAAGCCGCCCGCCGGGAGCCTGCTGTTCGCCGGGATCGACGCCGACACGCGCTTCTACTTCGTGCACTCCTACGGGGTCCGCACCTGGGAGCTCGACCCCGGGCCCGGTTTCGCCGCGCCGCTGGTCACCTGGTCGGAGCACGGCGCCCCGTTCGTCGCGGCGGTGGAGAACGGCCCGCTGGCGGCCACCCAGTTCCACCCCGAGAAGTCGGGCGACGCCGGCGCGCAGCTGCTGTCGAACTGGCTCGGAACCCTGAAGTGA